In Janthinobacterium sp. J1-1, a single genomic region encodes these proteins:
- a CDS encoding GNAT family N-acetyltransferase, with protein sequence MDSTTIALVAAHEDDAEALVALRIAAMRDSLTRIGRYDPQRARERFLSGFVAEQTRHIEASGRRVGFVVVKPGPQALLLDHLYIHPDSQGLGIGAIVLARIIDEARQQGLPLRVGALRDSDANRFYLRHGFKLVGQEEFDNYYLLSVQ encoded by the coding sequence ATGGACAGTACGACCATCGCGCTGGTAGCGGCGCATGAAGACGATGCGGAAGCACTGGTCGCGCTGCGCATTGCCGCCATGCGCGACAGCCTGACGCGCATCGGCCGCTACGATCCGCAACGCGCGCGGGAACGCTTCCTGTCCGGCTTCGTGGCCGAACAGACCCGTCATATCGAGGCCAGCGGCCGGCGCGTCGGCTTTGTCGTCGTCAAGCCCGGGCCGCAGGCCTTGCTGCTCGACCATCTGTATATCCACCCCGACAGCCAGGGCCTGGGGATAGGCGCCATCGTGCTGGCGCGCATTATCGATGAAGCCAGGCAGCAAGGCCTGCCGCTGCGGGTGGGCGCGCTGCGCGACAGCGATGCGAACCGTTTCTATCTGCGCCATGGCTTCAAGCTGGTCGGGCAGGAGGAATTCGACAATTACTACCTGTTGAGCGTGCAATGA
- a CDS encoding AI-2E family transporter — translation MSQLTLQQKTFLLLLAIVTIAFGWILLPYAGAIFWGVILAIVFAPVYRWVLLKTKGRATLSSILVLLLILVIVILPLSLISGALVNQAASVVEMVKAGDITVAGFFGKVMDVLPGWAINLLDRFNLTNLASLQDKLTAGVSQVSQVVAVKAINIGLYTFDFLTSLGILMYLLFFLLRDGAALTARIRAAIPLSRKYKQRLFNNFTTVIRATVKGNILIAIAQGALGGLIFWFLDVRAALLWGVLMAFLSLLPAIGAALVWAPVAIYFLATGSIWQGVTLIAFGILVIGLVDNLLRPVLVGKDTKMPDYVVLLSTVGGMALFGLHGFVIGPIVAAMFIAAWDLFATASEFHTE, via the coding sequence ATGTCTCAACTCACACTCCAACAAAAGACGTTCCTGCTGCTGCTTGCCATCGTCACCATCGCCTTTGGCTGGATCCTGCTGCCCTATGCAGGCGCCATCTTCTGGGGCGTGATCCTGGCGATCGTGTTCGCGCCCGTGTATCGCTGGGTCTTGCTGAAAACCAAGGGCAGGGCGACCTTGTCGTCGATCCTTGTGTTGCTGCTGATCCTGGTGATCGTGATCCTGCCGCTATCGCTGATTTCCGGCGCGCTGGTCAACCAGGCGGCGTCGGTGGTGGAAATGGTCAAGGCGGGCGACATTACCGTGGCCGGCTTCTTCGGCAAGGTAATGGACGTGCTGCCCGGCTGGGCGATCAACCTGCTGGACCGCTTCAACCTCACCAACCTGGCCAGCCTGCAAGACAAGCTGACGGCCGGCGTCTCGCAAGTGAGCCAGGTGGTCGCCGTGAAAGCCATCAATATCGGCCTGTACACGTTTGACTTCCTGACCAGCCTGGGCATTCTGATGTATTTGCTGTTCTTCCTGCTGCGCGATGGCGCCGCGCTGACGGCACGCATCCGCGCCGCGATTCCGCTCAGCCGCAAATACAAGCAGCGCCTGTTCAACAATTTCACGACCGTGATCCGCGCCACCGTCAAGGGCAATATCCTGATCGCCATCGCGCAGGGCGCGCTGGGCGGACTGATCTTCTGGTTCCTCGACGTGCGCGCCGCCTTGCTGTGGGGCGTGCTGATGGCGTTCCTGTCGCTGCTGCCGGCCATCGGCGCGGCGCTGGTGTGGGCGCCGGTCGCCATCTATTTCCTGGCCACCGGTTCCATCTGGCAAGGCGTGACCCTGATCGCCTTCGGCATCCTGGTGATCGGCCTGGTCGACAACCTGCTGCGCCCGGTGCTGGTTGGCAAGGACACCAAGATGCCCGACTACGTGGTGCTGCTGTCCACCGTCGGCGGCATGGCCCTGTTCGGCCTGCACGGCTTCGTGATCGGCCCCATCGTGGCGGCCATGTTCATCGCGGCCTGGGACCTGTTTGCCACGGCCAGCGAATTCCATACGGAGTAA
- the ggt gene encoding gamma-glutamyltransferase, producing MALAVSTAVQAVSLPAVEAKSGMVVSSQHLASQVGVDIMKKGGNAIDAAVAVGYAQAVVNACCGNIGGGGFMTIHLADGRDTFINFREKAPAAASANMYQDADGNLKPGASLHGYLAVGVPGTVAGFDYAQRKYGKLTRAQVLAPAIKLAREGYILNRGDTDILDTTVAYFKKDPEAARIFLRKDGTPLQPGDRLVQKDLAKTLEAIARKGPDAFYKGAIPLAVEKAAKQGGGVITAADFAAYTTTEMAPLACSYRGYQFISAPPPSSGGVTLCQILNILEGYDMKKLGYNSAASVHYMTEAMRHAYKDRNTYLGDPDFVQNPVEHLLSKSYAAQIRSRILPDRATPSAQVQPNAQGEKPETTHYSVVDKHGNAVSTTYTVNGRFGAVVIAPGTGFFLNDEMDDFTTKIGAKNMYGLVQGESNAIAPGKRPLSSMAPTLVTKDGKVFLVTGSPGGSRIITITLQSALNIIDYGMEPQEAVDAPRIHHQWLPDQVYYERRGLSVDTLNILTGMGYKMTEQSTWGATELIMMGLPNAAGVGAASAGNDSGVSGKVLPGYIYGANDGRRPAGSAVGY from the coding sequence ATGGCGCTTGCCGTCTCCACCGCCGTCCAGGCCGTCTCCTTGCCCGCCGTGGAAGCGAAGAGTGGCATGGTCGTCTCGTCGCAGCACCTGGCCAGCCAGGTCGGCGTCGATATCATGAAGAAGGGCGGCAACGCCATCGATGCGGCCGTGGCGGTCGGTTATGCGCAGGCCGTGGTCAACGCCTGCTGCGGCAATATCGGCGGCGGCGGCTTCATGACGATCCACCTGGCCGATGGCAGGGACACCTTTATCAACTTCCGCGAAAAGGCACCGGCCGCCGCCAGCGCCAATATGTACCAGGATGCCGACGGCAACTTGAAACCGGGCGCCAGCCTGCACGGCTACCTGGCCGTCGGCGTGCCCGGCACCGTGGCCGGATTCGATTACGCACAGCGCAAATACGGCAAGCTGACGCGCGCCCAGGTGCTGGCCCCTGCCATCAAGCTGGCGCGCGAGGGGTATATTCTGAACCGTGGCGACACCGACATCCTCGACACCACCGTGGCGTACTTCAAGAAAGACCCGGAAGCGGCCCGCATCTTCCTGCGCAAGGACGGCACACCGCTGCAGCCGGGCGACCGGCTGGTGCAGAAGGACCTGGCCAAGACCCTGGAGGCGATCGCCAGAAAGGGACCTGACGCCTTCTACAAGGGCGCGATTCCCCTTGCCGTGGAAAAAGCGGCGAAGCAGGGCGGTGGCGTGATCACGGCGGCCGATTTCGCGGCCTACACCACCACCGAAATGGCGCCGCTCGCATGCAGCTATCGCGGCTACCAGTTCATCTCGGCGCCGCCGCCAAGCTCGGGCGGCGTGACCCTGTGCCAGATCCTGAATATCCTGGAAGGCTACGACATGAAAAAGCTGGGTTACAACTCGGCCGCTTCCGTGCATTACATGACCGAAGCCATGCGCCATGCCTACAAGGACCGCAACACCTACCTGGGCGACCCGGATTTCGTGCAGAACCCGGTTGAACACCTGCTGAGCAAGTCCTATGCGGCGCAGATCCGCAGCCGTATCCTGCCCGACAGGGCCACGCCGTCCGCCCAGGTGCAGCCCAACGCGCAGGGCGAAAAGCCGGAAACCACGCATTATTCGGTGGTCGACAAGCACGGCAATGCCGTCTCGACCACCTACACGGTGAACGGCCGCTTCGGCGCCGTGGTGATCGCGCCCGGCACCGGCTTTTTCCTGAACGACGAGATGGATGACTTCACGACCAAGATCGGCGCGAAGAACATGTACGGCCTGGTGCAGGGCGAAAGCAACGCGATTGCGCCGGGCAAGCGGCCGCTGTCGTCGATGGCGCCAACCCTGGTGACGAAAGACGGCAAGGTGTTCCTGGTCACCGGTTCGCCGGGCGGCTCGCGCATCATCACCATCACCCTGCAGTCGGCGCTGAACATCATCGACTACGGCATGGAGCCGCAGGAAGCGGTGGACGCGCCGCGCATCCACCACCAGTGGCTACCCGACCAGGTGTATTACGAGCGGCGCGGCCTGTCGGTCGATACGCTCAATATTCTCACCGGCATGGGCTACAAGATGACGGAGCAGAGCACCTGGGGCGCGACCGAACTGATCATGATGGGCTTGCCAAACGCGGCCGGCGTGGGCGCGGCCAGCGCGGGCAATGATTCGGGTGTCTCGGGCAAGGTGCTGCCCGGCTATATCTACGGCGCCAACGACGGCCGGCGTCCGGCGGGCTCGGCTGTTGGGTACTGA
- a CDS encoding TonB-dependent receptor: MSGSNKGSHSRRNKLQRTTLSCAIAAVFAGAAMQAQAQQAPESPEATPAAQVVVTGTRVSNRSVLDTASAVDVVSAETLNNVGVTELSQSLASALPALNFPRPGLVDATDSVRPVTLRGLSPDQVLVLVNSKRRHSSALVNVNGSVGRGSASADLNTIPSSIINSVEVLRDGAAAQYGSDAIAGVINLRLRENHSGGSLFINGGQRNTSYGFNPGTLPAGLALSAPTTRSRTDGEALTVGGWKGFSLGDDGFLTVAAELKKQKHSERSAYDTRQFYQKINGAFDPRELTVNRYDTWSGDPELKQATLFANAGQTLASGQKIYGWASYQRRETESAGFFRRPLQDENILSVYPDGYLPIIAPTVNDYSGAIGTSWSGQGWDYDLSLTYGRNKMQFDVENSINRSIGAASKTSFDAGGFAYQQVAANFTAVRPVPVSFLPAPLNVAVGAEVRHENYELFAGEPDSYRYGGQVLANGTPAAAGAQVFPGYTPDNAIDQGRHSTGAFIDLETRLTPKLLTSFAARAERYSDFGNNVTGKAAARYDFTPSFALRGSVQNGFRAPSPQQQFYTSTSMTFIDGVAYNIATFRPNEAAAVALGAKPLDAEKSVNFSLGAVLRFGDLSITADAYRINIDNRIVLSENLTSGAVRNYLTSQGFTGVGGARFFINGVDTNTKGLDVVINWPWKSPAAGRFDFTLAGNYNQTEVTRVPVTTELAALNPAPTLFGRSNVIGLEKGQPKNKITASVNWKLRDFGVSASATRYGETISAGSTAATDFVVSAKTIVNLEGRYALTNATQLAFGADNLFDIYPDAVPASLNTTGAVPFANRAPFGRGGRFVYARASYKF; encoded by the coding sequence ATGTCAGGGAGTAATAAAGGTAGTCATTCGCGTCGCAACAAACTGCAACGCACCACCTTGAGCTGCGCCATTGCCGCCGTGTTTGCCGGCGCCGCCATGCAGGCGCAGGCGCAGCAAGCGCCGGAGTCGCCGGAAGCCACGCCGGCGGCCCAGGTGGTGGTGACCGGCACGCGCGTCTCGAACCGTTCCGTGCTCGATACCGCTTCGGCGGTGGACGTGGTCTCGGCCGAAACGTTGAACAATGTGGGCGTGACGGAACTGAGCCAGTCGCTGGCCAGCGCGCTGCCGGCACTCAACTTTCCGCGCCCGGGCCTGGTGGACGCCACCGATTCGGTGCGTCCCGTCACCCTGCGTGGACTGTCCCCGGACCAGGTGCTGGTCCTGGTCAATTCCAAGCGCCGTCATTCGTCGGCGCTGGTCAATGTCAACGGTTCGGTGGGGCGCGGTTCCGCCTCGGCCGACCTGAACACCATTCCGTCCAGCATCATCAACAGCGTGGAAGTGCTGCGCGACGGCGCCGCCGCCCAGTACGGCTCCGACGCGATTGCCGGTGTGATCAATTTGCGCCTGCGCGAGAACCACAGCGGCGGCTCGCTGTTCATCAATGGCGGCCAGCGCAACACCAGTTACGGCTTCAATCCCGGCACTTTGCCGGCCGGCCTGGCCTTGAGCGCACCGACCACGCGCAGCCGTACCGACGGCGAAGCGCTGACCGTGGGCGGCTGGAAGGGTTTCAGCCTGGGCGACGACGGCTTTTTGACGGTGGCTGCGGAACTGAAGAAACAGAAACACTCGGAACGCAGCGCCTACGATACGCGCCAGTTCTACCAGAAGATCAATGGCGCGTTCGATCCGCGCGAACTGACCGTCAACCGCTACGACACCTGGTCGGGCGACCCGGAACTGAAACAGGCGACCCTGTTCGCCAATGCCGGCCAGACCCTGGCCTCCGGCCAGAAAATTTACGGCTGGGCCAGCTACCAGCGCCGCGAGACGGAATCGGCCGGCTTTTTCCGCAGGCCGCTGCAGGATGAAAATATCCTGTCCGTCTATCCGGACGGCTACCTGCCGATTATCGCCCCCACCGTCAACGATTACAGCGGCGCCATCGGCACCAGCTGGAGCGGGCAGGGCTGGGATTACGACCTGTCGCTGACCTATGGCCGCAACAAGATGCAATTCGACGTCGAAAACTCGATCAACCGCTCGATCGGCGCCGCCAGCAAGACCTCGTTTGACGCCGGCGGCTTCGCCTACCAGCAGGTGGCGGCCAACTTCACGGCCGTGCGCCCGGTGCCCGTCTCCTTCCTGCCGGCGCCGCTGAACGTGGCGGTCGGCGCGGAAGTGCGCCATGAAAACTATGAACTGTTCGCCGGCGAACCCGATTCCTACCGTTACGGCGGCCAGGTACTGGCCAACGGCACGCCGGCCGCCGCCGGCGCCCAGGTGTTTCCCGGCTATACGCCCGACAACGCCATCGACCAGGGCCGCCATTCGACCGGTGCATTCATAGACCTGGAAACCAGGCTGACGCCAAAACTGCTGACCTCGTTTGCGGCCCGCGCCGAACGTTATTCGGACTTCGGCAACAATGTGACCGGCAAAGCCGCCGCCCGCTACGACTTCACGCCATCGTTCGCGCTACGCGGCTCGGTGCAGAACGGCTTCCGCGCGCCGTCGCCGCAGCAGCAGTTCTACACGTCCACCTCGATGACCTTTATCGACGGCGTGGCCTACAATATCGCCACCTTCCGCCCGAACGAGGCCGCCGCCGTTGCCCTGGGCGCGAAACCACTCGATGCCGAGAAATCAGTCAACTTCTCGCTGGGCGCGGTGCTGCGTTTTGGCGACCTGAGCATCACGGCCGACGCCTACCGCATCAATATCGACAACCGCATCGTGCTGTCGGAAAACCTGACATCTGGCGCCGTGCGCAACTACCTGACCAGCCAGGGCTTCACGGGCGTGGGCGGAGCGCGCTTCTTTATCAACGGCGTCGACACCAATACCAAGGGCCTGGACGTGGTGATCAACTGGCCATGGAAGTCGCCGGCTGCCGGCCGCTTCGACTTTACCCTGGCCGGCAATTACAACCAGACCGAAGTGACGCGCGTGCCGGTCACCACCGAACTGGCGGCCCTGAACCCGGCGCCGACCCTGTTTGGCCGTTCCAATGTAATTGGCCTGGAAAAAGGCCAGCCGAAGAACAAGATCACCGCCTCGGTCAACTGGAAACTCAGGGACTTCGGCGTGAGCGCCAGCGCCACCCGCTATGGCGAAACGATCTCGGCAGGCAGCACGGCGGCGACCGACTTCGTGGTCTCGGCCAAGACCATCGTCAATCTCGAAGGGCGCTATGCGCTGACCAACGCGACCCAGCTGGCGTTCGGCGCCGACAACCTGTTCGACATCTACCCCGATGCCGTGCCGGCCTCGCTGAACACCACCGGCGCCGTGCCGTTCGCCAACCGCGCGCCGTTCGGACGGGGCGGGCGGTTTGTGTATGCACGGGCCAGTTATAAATTCTAG
- a CDS encoding cytochrome c, whose amino-acid sequence MRKLFFALSLMAGFSSPAMAANPSAALIEQGRYLAVAGDCFACHTQSGKGGHAINSPLGAIYATNITPSKTAGIGNYTPAQFSNAVRHGVRADGSQLYPAMPYTAYAKLGDEDMNALYAYFMHGVQPVDTPAPQTRLPFPFNLRFSMKAWNALFLDDKPYAPVKGQSVEWNRGAYLVQGLAHCSTCHTPRNVLMAEQSGQFLRGSSLGTWYAPDLVSGGWSRDDMAAYLATGHAGNGATAGGPMLEAIDLSFSKMRPTDVQAMATYLHSLQTGGQAAPAVVAQLSGSDIAEMTGKLRPGKQLYRDNCASCHQNNGDGMRGLPALRNHPVLRQPNANNVAMAILEGVWPEHRQGMPGFAAELTDSQIAQISNYVVPDFGHGKAVMAEPRVASLRAGGDTPLLLTLARGGMIIAGVLLALWLLLLAWRRKRKT is encoded by the coding sequence ATGCGTAAGCTGTTTTTTGCACTGAGCCTGATGGCGGGCTTTTCTTCGCCGGCCATGGCTGCCAATCCCAGCGCCGCGCTGATTGAACAGGGCCGCTACCTGGCCGTGGCCGGCGACTGCTTTGCCTGCCATACGCAGTCGGGCAAGGGCGGCCATGCCATCAACAGCCCGCTGGGCGCCATCTACGCCACCAATATCACGCCGTCGAAAACGGCGGGCATCGGCAACTATACGCCGGCGCAGTTCAGCAATGCCGTGCGGCATGGCGTGCGCGCCGACGGCAGCCAGCTGTATCCCGCCATGCCGTACACGGCCTATGCCAAGCTCGGCGACGAGGACATGAATGCCCTGTATGCCTATTTCATGCATGGCGTGCAGCCGGTCGACACGCCGGCGCCGCAAACGCGGCTGCCGTTTCCGTTCAACCTGCGCTTTTCCATGAAGGCCTGGAATGCGCTGTTCCTCGACGACAAGCCATATGCGCCGGTCAAGGGCCAGTCGGTGGAATGGAACCGGGGCGCCTACCTGGTGCAGGGCCTGGCCCATTGCAGCACCTGCCATACGCCGCGCAATGTGCTGATGGCGGAACAGTCCGGCCAGTTCCTGCGCGGCAGCTCGCTGGGCACCTGGTATGCGCCCGACCTGGTGTCGGGTGGCTGGAGCCGCGACGACATGGCGGCCTACCTGGCGACCGGCCATGCCGGCAACGGCGCCACGGCGGGCGGCCCGATGCTCGAAGCGATCGACCTGAGTTTCTCGAAGATGCGCCCAACTGACGTGCAGGCGATGGCCACCTATCTGCATTCCCTGCAAACGGGTGGGCAGGCGGCGCCGGCCGTCGTCGCGCAGCTCTCGGGCAGCGATATCGCCGAAATGACGGGCAAGTTGCGCCCGGGCAAGCAGCTGTACCGCGACAACTGCGCCTCCTGCCACCAGAACAATGGTGACGGCATGCGCGGCTTGCCGGCCTTGCGCAACCATCCGGTGTTGCGCCAACCCAACGCCAACAATGTGGCGATGGCCATCCTGGAAGGCGTCTGGCCCGAGCACCGCCAGGGCATGCCCGGTTTTGCGGCCGAATTGACGGACAGCCAGATCGCCCAGATCAGCAACTATGTGGTGCCGGATTTTGGCCACGGCAAGGCGGTGATGGCCGAGCCCAGAGTCGCATCCCTGCGCGCTGGCGGCGATACGCCCCTGCTGCTGACCCTGGCGCGCGGTGGCATGATCATCGCTGGCGTGCTGCTCGCGCTGTGGCTGCTATTACTGGCCTGGCGCCGCAAGCGCAAGACTTAG
- a CDS encoding GMC family oxidoreductase yields MKNIPSADVVVIGAGICGSLLARKLALAGQSVLMLEAGPRVARGELVNRYRHSAFKSDFMAPYPFSEMAPHPVFTPEANNYLEQGGPHPFQAQYIRMLGGTSWHWAAQMWRFLPNDFRTQSMYGVGKDWPIAYDELEAYYYEAEVITGTGGSPDTGSPRKQPFPMDRVPASYFQQRITERLAPAFKVEDDCTARNSRSFDGRPACCGNNNCMPVCPIDAQYHGGIAAASAEQAGVQILTEAVVYRIEHDAQGAITAVHYYDWNKTSHKVTGKTFVIAANAIESAKLLLMSTSTQFPDGLANRTGQVGRNLTDHPAIGVTFDMDEAVWPGRGPVSPCSIGQFRDGDFRKEHAPFRLDISNASQVASVTKELIQEGFHGARLDANIVQRAARRVSLKNALEQLPDPENRVTLSGKKDALGLPTPHLSWHIDDYVIKGTAATKLRYEEIAAQLGATNIKHSKAGAFSNRQHITGTLSMGKDAASSVTDAFGRAHDHPNLYMAGTGVMPTVGTCNVTLTAVALALRTADQILAEVKHA; encoded by the coding sequence ATGAAAAACATACCTTCCGCCGACGTCGTCGTGATCGGCGCCGGCATTTGCGGGTCCTTGCTGGCGCGCAAACTCGCCCTGGCCGGCCAGTCCGTGCTGATGCTGGAAGCCGGCCCGCGCGTGGCGCGTGGCGAGCTGGTCAACCGCTACCGCCATTCCGCCTTCAAGTCCGACTTCATGGCGCCATACCCGTTTTCCGAGATGGCGCCGCACCCGGTATTTACGCCGGAAGCGAATAACTACCTGGAGCAGGGCGGTCCGCACCCGTTCCAGGCGCAATATATCCGCATGCTGGGTGGCACCAGCTGGCACTGGGCGGCGCAGATGTGGCGCTTTCTGCCGAACGATTTCCGTACCCAGTCGATGTATGGCGTGGGCAAGGACTGGCCGATCGCGTATGACGAACTCGAAGCCTATTATTATGAAGCGGAAGTCATCACCGGCACCGGCGGTTCGCCCGACACGGGGTCGCCGCGCAAGCAGCCGTTTCCCATGGACCGCGTGCCGGCCTCGTATTTCCAGCAACGTATCACCGAGCGCCTGGCGCCCGCCTTCAAGGTCGAGGACGACTGCACGGCGCGCAACAGCCGCAGTTTCGACGGCCGCCCGGCCTGCTGCGGCAACAATAACTGCATGCCGGTATGCCCGATCGACGCGCAATACCATGGCGGCATCGCCGCCGCCAGCGCCGAACAGGCCGGCGTGCAGATCCTGACGGAAGCGGTGGTCTACCGCATCGAGCACGACGCGCAAGGCGCGATTACCGCCGTCCATTACTATGACTGGAACAAGACCAGCCACAAGGTGACGGGCAAGACCTTCGTCATCGCCGCCAACGCCATCGAATCGGCAAAGCTGCTGCTGATGTCGACCAGCACGCAATTTCCCGACGGCCTGGCGAATCGCACCGGCCAGGTGGGCCGCAACCTGACCGACCATCCGGCCATCGGCGTCACCTTCGACATGGACGAGGCCGTCTGGCCGGGCCGTGGCCCCGTCAGTCCCTGTTCCATCGGCCAGTTCCGCGATGGCGATTTCCGCAAGGAGCACGCGCCGTTCCGTCTCGATATATCGAACGCTTCGCAGGTGGCGTCGGTGACGAAGGAGCTGATACAGGAGGGTTTCCATGGCGCCAGGCTCGATGCCAATATCGTGCAGCGCGCCGCGCGCCGGGTCAGCCTCAAGAATGCGCTGGAACAACTGCCCGACCCTGAAAACCGCGTCACACTGAGCGGCAAGAAGGATGCGCTGGGCCTGCCCACGCCACATCTGTCCTGGCATATCGACGACTACGTCATCAAGGGCACGGCCGCCACCAAACTGCGCTACGAGGAAATCGCCGCCCAGCTGGGCGCGACAAATATCAAGCACAGCAAGGCCGGCGCCTTCAGCAACCGCCAGCACATCACGGGGACGTTATCGATGGGCAAGGACGCCGCCAGCAGCGTGACGGATGCCTTTGGCCGCGCGCACGACCATCCGAATTTGTATATGGCCGGCACCGGCGTGATGCCGACCGTCGGCACCTGCAATGTGACCCTGACGGCCGTCGCGCTGGCCTTGCGTACGGCGGACCAGATCCTGGCGGAGGTGAAGCATGCGTAA
- a CDS encoding sugar dehydrogenase complex small subunit: protein MHPQQIKRRLVLKAAGLGAVMLSSIAGPLLLSQQARAGLPPAAGNLAVFTTVSAALTGRGSLDPALAQALYQAFQLAVKDFDTTLLKLHGAINGKDITFSDEQKAEQSLSQSILQAWYLGVVGKGKKAVCVTYTEALANKVAAPILVPPSYSYGPIGTWTTKPE from the coding sequence ATGCATCCACAACAAATCAAACGCCGGCTGGTCCTGAAGGCGGCCGGCCTGGGCGCCGTCATGCTCTCCAGCATCGCCGGCCCCTTGCTGCTGTCGCAGCAGGCCAGGGCAGGCTTGCCGCCAGCGGCCGGCAATCTTGCTGTCTTTACCACCGTGTCCGCCGCGCTGACGGGGCGCGGCAGTCTTGATCCCGCGTTGGCGCAAGCCCTGTACCAGGCGTTCCAGCTGGCGGTCAAAGACTTCGATACGACCTTGCTCAAGCTGCACGGCGCCATCAACGGCAAGGACATCACATTTTCTGACGAGCAAAAAGCCGAGCAAAGCCTGAGCCAGTCCATCCTGCAAGCCTGGTACCTGGGCGTGGTCGGCAAAGGAAAAAAAGCCGTCTGCGTGACCTATACCGAAGCGCTGGCCAACAAGGTGGCCGCGCCAATACTGGTGCCGCCCAGCTACTCCTATGGCCCGATCGGCACCTGGACCACGAAACCTGAATAA